ACAATAATAGATTACAGTATATATCGATATCTTCACCCATTTCAAAATGGCATTTGAACCTCTTTATTTCAACTAAGTTTGGGTGTGTATTTGATTAATCTGCTAACTACTCCCTGCAGAAATCACTTACTTCCtgaatttcccttcccctcctccccaaaaCTAGTGAATTCCATGAAATATATAATGCAAACAAATCAAGACTCTAGAATTAAAAGTTTCATCCTCACAATGtgcagaaatgaggaaaaaacccTCATAAGACCATGAGGAAGGCAGACTCTACCACTGCCGGAGTTAAACTGCTGCCTTAACCACTGACCACTATTGACAACGGAGAATTGCAAAGCGTATAACACATATTTATCATAAACAATTAAATTTAACAAATCTAACCTAATCGAACACTGCCTCTTAGTAGGGGAGGCTTTGCCCCATTCACCCCCCCTTTATTTTAATCTAACCAGACCTGAAACCAACCAAACACCAGGGTAGGCTTTGCCCCCTCAAGCCATTTTTGCAGGAGGTGATTGTAGAGAAAGATGAATAGTATGACAAGATGTATCAGAAAAAAATAGTGTCAAACTCCACAGTGCAATGGGTGAAAATCTAGACAAATACCTAGGTTACTAACCTCAGAGATGATAGGTGATGTCTGGGGCAATGGGTTACTATCAGATAGCCTGAGATGGTTTTGCTAGTTTACCAAAGAACTCATAGACGAGAGTCAAACTGTGGGTCATAAGTTatggaaacagggaaacaggttACTATTCGATAGCCTGAAATAGCTTTGCTAGTTTACAAGGAGATCCCAAAGTTGAGGCAGCCAAACTTTGGGCCAGACAGCAGAATAATATAAGCCACGGAGTTTGCTAACAATCAGAACAGCTACACCAAGCGATTCCTACATAAAATTTACTCTAGTGCTTCCGTAGCTGTTTTCCAGTGGATAAAACTATGTTCAGGTGAAAAACCATCATACTTTACCTAGAAAGGGAATCTAATATCTGAAAGACTGCCGCTGAACACAGGGCAGGGGAGTCCATACTTGGGATTCACATAACTTTGTCACTTCCATGTAGTACACTCACCAGCCTGATGGAGACGGCCGTGGCACCAGCGTCTATTGAGTTTTCCAGGAGCTCCTTCACGATTGATGCGGGACTGGTGATGACCTGAGTGCTCTTTATCAGCCGCACCGTGTCCTGGGGCAGTGCTTGCAGGACCATGGTGACGGAACACTGATCGCTAGTTAATTGCAGTACGGATTGAATACACGAGCTAAATACACTCTCTTGATCATGCTAGGAGTATTATTAGGGTGAGCGGCAAGGCGTGACTCCCCTCGCATGGCTGTGTTTACATTTTCGCCTCGGCCTCGCGTCAAATCCCGCGCGTAGAGGCTGCCGGCACAAAGAAGTTTCACGACAAAAATGCCCTGACAAAAATGTGTATCCCATCGCGTATGCGTCTAAGGGAGTTTTTACAGTTCAATACAGCaggtttgtaagctccccaaccaaacacaaaattgTTTTTttgcgggggtggggtgggggggatttCGTTGGGGAtttaccccaagggaggaaggcggtgcatgcctcacaaccacccagacggctggtagagctTGAGAGATACCCAGTTCTTTCAAGGAGgcccactttccttcttcttcttcttcttcttttgacctgtgacgctttgtatcgcttcttaggtcctcctcgtttcgttcctcttgtcttctttttcacttatacacacttttcttttcagtattacatcactttcttaagcacttTATTCTgaacttaggttttctgtccttttctttccctgaattACTTGCCTATGTGCTTTGCTATTTTCCGCTTttacacttttcactccactttcactgctcAGATCTTTTTTTCCCAGCAACATGTcaagaaaatttttgtgtgaggtattaatttcactgcttcctccttactaccatatagtcctaacacggtacttattcctccgtcttcctcctccaatctgctatgccactcctcttccccaataatttccactactgatgccaatagcctttgcctctcctcttcatacctgtcacaggccactaccaggtgctctattgtttccttttcccctatACACAAGCTGCAGTTTTGGTCCTGTTCGTCTCTACTTCTCCCCTTTATTTCTAGAGTTCCAGACCTTTGCCTTGAACAGCAGCTTACTCCCCCAGTCTCCCCGGTACCAATTTTCTCTTTcaggcttttgttttctcttgtaccattttaacgtcgacttttctgctgctcctgcttgccATTTTCCAGGCCATTGGTGGCAATGCATTTCTTGATGTCCTTAACCCTCGATCATTCTGTTCCACTCATTTTcaagattttctctcctcttccatctagctatttcttttttccatgagGGTGTTGTTCTGTTCTCTGTTATCATCATTTTTACCcatctttcttcacttagtccttcgattttcttcatgAATCCCACCTTGCTCTTTATAATTCTCTCCTTAAATGTACTTcatcccatttctccccttaagGCATCTACGGCTGTGCATCTAGGAGCACCCAGTCCCCATCTGCCCATGGTGTTCTGCACCTTTTCTAGTCTTGCCAGGCAGGTCTCCTTTCCTGTACTCTGTTATTTCTGACCCGTACAGGCAGTATGGCACCGCTATCCCCTTCCACATGCTCTTGCCTACCTCGTATTTATTAATAGTCCTGCTGCCTGCGTTCATGATCATGCCCACCATCCTCCtggcttttccttcgtttattttcctttgtttctttcctcctactccttctttgctgACCTCCAATCCCAAGTATGTGTACTTCTCCACTCCTTCTATTATGATGTTTCCCAGGACCCACTGGCTATTGGCATTGTTGTTAAATTCTATGGCCCTACATTTCCTGGCATtgaatttcatcttccactccctcccatactcgttggtaatcctcagtagctcctccatatctgccttgttttctgccatgagtacaatgtcatctgcgtaagctaagcacccaagttttctgtctcctactccttctttttctgattttctgatTTTCACAAGGAGTTCTTCTAAGTAAAAGTTAAACAatgttggtgacatcacacatccctgtctcactccaacattgttctccatccagtccgtggtggtgtctcccaaagtgaattttaccatattttcattgtacatctcctttatcacctctgccactttactatctattccaatgtgctttaacaataacaaaatgtaatattttaatgttcttagcgaccactccttctccactccttggccatccccagcggaacctcaccattcacctggatgactcACATCAAAacttgcttgacggtcctggcattccatatacaggtacagtctccatattttatcataattatgccatatggctgacattgtatggcagatggcagacacacaccaaaaaatggcagaaatgcgataattaaagcaggcagggcAACTGAACGCCGCGGTGACAactctgccaagtgttgtacagatttccttgtattcactcacagacagagaatcaatcataaaaaccatatatgtttttatactagagtgagaaagaaaaagaggcacggggggagagagagagagaagggtgtaagaggcacggtacgcgaggtcagttggagacatagcaccagtgtctagcgggctgtctacgtcagagccgccacttaagatttgccggacttatAGCCAAACATCGATCCTTGCAGCATATCCACCCCtactaacacccccccccccacacacacacacatacacaaaccacTAGTTTTGACTCATGACGCCCAAGAATTACAATTTAGGGGGAATTATTTGGCGGTGTCATTGATTTCATGATAACGCGGCGTATATTTCTGAAACACTTGTAAGACAGTTTCGATGACGTCAAGCACGAAGGTGGTATTAAAGCTTCGATCCTTTGGCTTCGACACGCTCACCAACCAGTCCGCGGGAAGGTTCAATGAGGAGCTTAATTGGCGAAATGCCACAGACGGCcgttatttaattagttttcatcaaactaaatatatataatttctcaCCAGCCATAGGTGTTACTGAGATTTACGATGTTACACCTAACAAATTTCAGTTTTAGTAATACAACCATGTCTCCTTCACTGTACATTTCCAGTAAACCCCAAGTACGAGTATTTCCATTCATCTTCATTGTTGTAGAAAATACGTTGCAGTGACCTTTCAAGTTACCAGTTGTTAAAAATTTCACCATGCCCTTAACATAACTGTAATCCTATAAACTGAGTATATCCGAGAACAAACCTTGTAAGGGAGCCTCTGCAGTGATTACGGCTTCCTGCTGGACCCCTGCGTTCACATCCTACCCTCCTGGCCGGAACAAGACTAATGCCACTGCGCATGCGTGGAAAGCTTTGGAGATGGGAGGGCCAGGGGGAGAATGTCGACGAGGTAGCAAACAGGCTATGTAGGCTACAGGCTACTTTTAGTACATCTATTCAGTACACGTGCATTTAAATGGAGGCATTTAACAGACAttgatttgaataaaaaaaatgagtaagcAATAGAGAATTACCAGTAATCAACAGGTCTGCCCGAAACTTTACTTTAAATTTACCTGTTTGCGAGGAggtatgaaataaagaaatacattTGCTTTTAATGTTACCTGTTTGCGAGGAggtatgaaataaagaaatacattTGCTTTTAATGTTTATGTTTAGCAGGTAAAAAATAACACAGTGCAAAGTGTTCTTACATACTGATATGTATCCATAACACTGAACAAGCCTATTATACAGAAGAGgcgaatgggagagggaggatgtcTTCCTGttctggctgctgctgctgcgtggCCACGGCCGCTCGGTGCACGACGTCTCGCCAAACCGCCCCAAGCTTGATAAGGAAGTTTGCCCCTTGGAGTCAACAGTTTTCCCATGCAGGGAGAGTATTTTACATGCACCTTCACCTTCTACTCATACATTTTATGTACCACCATGGCAGCTCAACTCATATCAAGTACCCAAAGGTACTTGGGTGTTCCCGCTGACTGGCATTCTCGCACCTCTCAGGACGCTGATGCGCAACACAGCATCACGATTTGGACGGCTACCTCTGTCCCACCGTCAGCATTAAGGTCAAGCCTTGGCATAGGCTACCTCTCCACGGCTCGTAGTACCCCCTATCACAGGAGACAATCCTAGGACACCGCTGTGACACACAAGGCCAAAAATAGTGCTAAGCTGGACGTCATTGCCCAACGAATGCTACTCATGAACGATGAGATTCTCCCTAAGTTGGAAGTAGTGATGATGTAACATCCGACAGTGTTCAAAGGGAACAGCTGCTATTTATGGCTAttataatttttatgtattttgtaactaTCATTATAAATTTTAGCATTTCAAGTGCAACCCCACCAATAGATTAAGCAGAGGCAATCATCCGAGTGTATTCACAAGGGAGAGTGCAGGGCCAGTTTAGGAAAGGAGAGCTTTTCATTGAAAATTTCTTTTGCGAAGTACAGGACTTGCTCTTGAAGAGGAGGAATTTCTATGTGAAagtattttatcatatttttttagtAAAAAGTTACGAGATTATATGATACTGAGGCATTATCTGCATCCATTCTGACATGAGACGCGTGCTGTCCCGCCCCTCACGACAGGGCTGTCTAGAGCCGGCCCACTCAGTGTACTGACTGACTAGATACAACTTGAGTGTTCAATCTCCAGCTTCTGTCCTGCCAACCCTGGCAAGAATTGCCGGAAACATTATGTTGGTCACCTCCTGTCAGTACGTAATGCAAGTAGTAATGATCAGCACCAGCCACAGAGAAGCACACGGCTGCGCCAACTCCCGCCTCTCAGCTACATCTATTCACTCACAACCGTGCAGGACGCGGCCAAAAAGCGATCCACCAGACTCGGTGGATGTCACTGATAAGGGATATTTATACAGTTCTTCTGGTCCCCTAACATCCCCTCCAGCACCAGGCGGGGGTGGGTGCAGAGGGGCTACAGCCCAGTGTGAGCATGTCGTCCCCACCCACAGCGCCTGGGCAGAGAGGAACATGTTTTGCTTAAGTGGCACATATTAAGTTGTAATTATAACCTAACACTTTAAAATTTACACTTAGTAGCAAAACATTTCCTCTACTTGTACTATAATACTGTAGTGCTTAACACAAAGAATCATAGTTCTTTCCTAGACTGGTAGTATTGACACCGGGATCATAATCATAGTCACCCTTAGGGATCTCAAAGCCTGGAATCTTGACGTAATAGCCACCAATGTCTTTCTTTAGCAACGTGAACGTCAAGTTGGCGTCATCACCTCGAAGCTGCCGGCCGTGGCCAGAGGACTCTCTGTCCCCCGTGGACTTCCTCTTTTCACGCTTGTTGTTTTCTCTTGGGCCTGACCCGCCCTTGCCTCCTATGATATAGTCACATATTTCGGCGTAGtggtcctcctcttccacgtTCTCAGGCAGTGGACTTATATCGTCAGCAACTCGTGAGTAATCTAGGTTCTCTATTGACTTGTTGAGCCTATTGACGGCGTCAGCTTCCTGCCGCCGGTCTCGCATCTTGCAGGGCCGCCCCTTCTGGAAGATGTAGGTGTTCTGTTTAGAGAGCTTCCTTGTGTCCTGTCCCTTTTCACTGAGCTTGTTGGGtctgtcaaacttttctctcTCCTGATGCTTGTCTTTGGGCCTCTCTTTTAGTTTGTCTCTATCTCGAAGTTTCTCCTTGCTTCTGTCCCGTAGGAGGTTTTCTttgcttttatctcttcctctgtcAGCAAGAAAGAAACCTGCCAGGCGATCTACGGACTTGTCACGACTGCCGTTCAGCTTTCTTCGCCCATGATCAGTGAGCAGTGCAAAGCTGGCAGTCCGCGGCTGGTCCAGGAGCCTCTCACACACGGAGCGGCTCATCGACTTGGATCTCTTGGATTCTGTGACGTGGTGGGTCACCTGCAGAGCCACAAGAAACACATAAACAAATGTGCATTGAAAAGCAGCACTGATAACACCTTAAAACACCTTTAATTGAATACAACTTTGTAATCATCTTCAGTATAGGGCATAAGATTAACTAACTTTGAGCTCTTATTTTAATATGAAATTAAATCAACAATCTACTTGAAACATAAATTAAAATCAAACAACATcaaatctattcatctatctatctatccatatctttctatctatgaaACCTTTACAATCTAAACGCAATGAACTTGGTAAGAGTTGCTCACCTTGATCTGGCGGCGCCAAGCCTCAGCCTCATCCTCACAGTATGACACAGTCTTGAGGAAGATGGGTGTCTTGGGGAACATCGGGTCCTTGACGGGCGTCAAAGCAAAGTTAGAGGACACGTCTATCTCAAAGAGTGTCGCCTGAGCCTCGTTGGTCATGGTGCAGGCCAGAATGACTGCCTCCTTCTGAGCCTGCTCCAGCCGCAGCACACCTGCAGGAAACACGACATGGTGTGTTACTGACAGAAAGTCAAGAATGTGATGGACAGCAATTAGCTCCTTGCAACACCAGGATATAAAAATCATGCTCAATGGGGAACTCTACAAATTCAGCGAAGTAGGGGGCAGCACTGTGCCTGTCTGTTCCTCAGGCaagagcaaagggaaaggaaattccTGTTCTTTGCTCCTGCTGGTGTTGGCAGATCCACTCACCAGTAAAGTTGCAGGGGACCCGAGGCATGTAGCCACACACCAGCCGCACGGTGATGGGCAGGCGGTGGTTCTTGAGAATGTGTGCCATCAGGTACACATGGTTGGGGCTTTTGCTGGTCTTGTGTGCTGTTGTGTAAAAACGTCCAGTTGCTGAGAAAGACAGGAACACCACCTGCAGAAAAGGGTAGAATGTCATTGTCAGGTTGATTGCCAGAATGGAAATGGTGCAAAAGTCATCATTCTTCATGAAGCATCCCCAAGACTATTAGGTATAAGGTTGGCTTACCTCATTCCTGTAGTTGAGACACTGAGCATACTTGTCGCAAC
The nucleotide sequence above comes from Eriocheir sinensis breed Jianghai 21 chromosome 17, ASM2467909v1, whole genome shotgun sequence. Encoded proteins:
- the LOC126999897 gene encoding uncharacterized protein LOC126999897 isoform X1; translation: MSTSHSSGSSGGRPTGPWLHPIGPGSALLPKSLLRRHKLPVAAHLHTPTAPPGLDLTRPLLLYSSYTSTKVRGVSLRPGKDGGMTPVGPSVVIPDSYTAGWFAIVTSDGHTAPFFSTIEQVANSKGTFFLTRYDVPAYTNLHDDSGRMTYQKTVVQSGHVLKLLGIFEDLNARRTNSSGRGRDVSSAFSCDKYAQCLNYRNEVVFLSFSATGRFYTTAHKTSKSPNHVYLMAHILKNHRLPITVRLVCGYMPRVPCNFTGVLRLEQAQKEAVILACTMTNEAQATLFEIDVSSNFALTPVKDPMFPKTPIFLKTVSYCEDEAEAWRRQIKVTHHVTESKRSKSMSRSVCERLLDQPRTASFALLTDHGRRKLNGSRDKSVDRLAGFFLADRGRDKSKENLLRDRSKEKLRDRDKLKERPKDKHQEREKFDRPNKLSEKGQDTRKLSKQNTYIFQKGRPCKMRDRRQEADAVNRLNKSIENLDYSRVADDISPLPENVEEEDHYAEICDYIIGGKGGSGPRENNKREKRKSTGDRESSGHGRQLRGDDANLTFTLLKKDIGGYYVKIPGFEIPKGDYDYDPGVNTTSLGKNYDSLC
- the LOC126999897 gene encoding uncharacterized protein LOC126999897 isoform X2, coding for MSTSHSSGSSGGRPTGPWLHPIGPGSALLPKSLLRRHKLPVAAHLHTPTAPPGLDLTRPLLLYSSYTSTKVRGVSLRPGKDGGMTPVGPSVVIPDSYTGWFAIVTSDGHTAPFFSTIEQVANSKGTFFLTRYDVPAYTNLHDDSGRMTYQKTVVQSGHVLKLLGIFEDLNARRTNSSGRGRDVSSAFSCDKYAQCLNYRNEVVFLSFSATGRFYTTAHKTSKSPNHVYLMAHILKNHRLPITVRLVCGYMPRVPCNFTGVLRLEQAQKEAVILACTMTNEAQATLFEIDVSSNFALTPVKDPMFPKTPIFLKTVSYCEDEAEAWRRQIKVTHHVTESKRSKSMSRSVCERLLDQPRTASFALLTDHGRRKLNGSRDKSVDRLAGFFLADRGRDKSKENLLRDRSKEKLRDRDKLKERPKDKHQEREKFDRPNKLSEKGQDTRKLSKQNTYIFQKGRPCKMRDRRQEADAVNRLNKSIENLDYSRVADDISPLPENVEEEDHYAEICDYIIGGKGGSGPRENNKREKRKSTGDRESSGHGRQLRGDDANLTFTLLKKDIGGYYVKIPGFEIPKGDYDYDPGVNTTSLGKNYDSLC